The window CGGCGACACCGTCGCCGTAGGGATCGCAGGGACGCTTGAGCACATGCTCGGCCTGCCACGGATGCACCGGGATCAGCAGCCGCTCCCCGTCCCGCATCCCCTCCGGCCACTCGCCCGTCACCAGACACTCGGCCACCCGCACCGGCACCAGCCCCAGTGTGACCACCGGCCGGTGCTCGGGCCCGTACGCCAGCTGCTCGGCGACCGAGAAGCCGGGCCGGGAACGGCAGTTGGGGTGGAACGGATGCCCGTCGACCACCCGCTGCTCCCACTCCCAGTCGCGCACCGGCCACTCCTTCGAGTGAGCACCCTGCCCGGCCTCCTGCCCGGCCTCCTGCCCGGCCCGTGACAGCGCCAACGAGGCGACGCTGTGGCCGAGTTCGGCGGCGAGAGACGTCCCGTGCGGTACAGAGAGGTCGGTCAGCAGCCGGGCCGGGTCGTCGTACGACGTCTCGTCGAGCCGTACGGCGGTGACATACGCGGCGGTGGCGTACGGGTCCGCGCGCGGGCCGTGCAGACGGCGGCCGTCGGAGAGGCGCAGGGCGAGGCCCTCCCGGCCCGTCTCACGGTGGGCGACCCAGGGCAGGGGCTCGTGCGCGAGGGCACGCCACAGCCGGGTCAGCACCGCCGCGCGGGCCCCGGGGAGCTCGGCCGCGTACCGCGATGCGAGGTGGGGGCGTACATCGGCCAGTTCGGCGGCGACCTCGGCCTCGGCGCTGGGGGGACGGTGCACGGGCGGGCTCCTCGGGTACGAGTAGGGCGTCGGGGCAGGCACCGACGACAGACATACTGATCGTCTTCCCGCCTGAACGGACCGTAGAGAACGAGTGGATCGCGTGCACCTCAACCCTCCACCCGCCGCCGCCGCCGACGACGACGTCGCGGCACGCGCCGACGCCCACGCGGTCGCGCCCCTGCTCAACTGCCTGCTGCGCGAAGTGGCCGAACCGCACGGGGGGTCCGGCGAGCGGCAGGTGTACCGGCTGCCCGGCACGGGCCGCCTGCTGCGGGTCCTCGGCGGACGGCGGCCGGCCGAGCCCGAGGTGGACGCGGCCGGCGCCTGGCAGCGCATCGGGCACACCGAGCTCGTCAAACTCGTCGCCGACGAACTGCGCCGCCACACCGGTCTGTCCAACCACGAACTGCCCGCCGAGATGATCGACAGCCGGGACGCGGTGGCGGCGTTGCTCACGGCACGCGCGCGTGCGACGCCGCCGGACGACCCGTACCTGCGCTCCGAGCAGTCCCTCCTCACCGGCCACCCCTACCACCCCGCCCCCAAGGCGCGCGGCGGCGGCCCGGTCGCGGCCTGGCTGCCGTACGCCCCCGAGGCACACGCCCGCTTCCCGCTGACGCTGCTCGGCCTGCGCGAGGACATGGTCGTGGAGGAGGGCGACACCTCCGCCCTGGACGCCCTCGGCGAGGCCCCGCCCGGCTACCGGCTGCTGCCCGCGCACCCCTGGCAGCTCGACCTGGTCGACCTCGCGCCGGCCTTCGCCGACGGTCGGCTGATCCGGTTGGGCACGACCGGCTGCGACGCCTGGCCCACGGCCGCGATCCGCACCCTGTACGTCCCCGAGCGCGACCTGTTCCTGAAGTTCAGCCTCGACGTGCGGATCACGAATGACATCCGCCGGCTGTGGCGCCACGACCTGCTGAAACTGCGCCGCACCGACGCTGCGGCCACGGCGGCCTTCGCCACCGGCCGCGCGGCCTGGCTGAGCGACCGCGGCTACCGCACCGCCGACTTCGCCTTCGAGGAACTCGCCGTCCTGGTCCGCGACGGCTTCCACGACCGACTGCTGCCCGGCACGACACCCCTGCTCGCCGCCGCCCTCGTGGAGGGCTTCGAGGGGAGCCCGCTCGACAGTACGGCGGACCCGGCGGCCTGGTGGGAGGCGTACCTCGGCGCGGTCGTACCGCCCGCCCTCGCTGCCTTCGCCGAGCACGGCGTCGTGCTGGAGGCGCACCTGCAGAACACGCTGATCGCCGTGGACACCGACGGCATCCCGGTGCAGGCCCTGTTCCGGGACGCCGAGGGCGTGAAGCTGCTGTCGGACGTCTCCCGCCCGGCCGGGTGGCAGCGGCTGGTGTACTGCCTGGTCGTGAACCATCTGTGCGAGGTCGCGGCCGCCCTCGCCGAGCGACACCCCGGGTACGACCCGTGGCCCGCCGCCCGCCGCGAACTGGCCCGCCACGACCTCCCCGAGATCGCCGGCCTGCTGTCGGCCCCCACCCTCCCCGGCAAGACCAACCTGCTGCTGCGCTGGTCGGGCGCGGACGGCGCCGACGCCCGCTACCTGCCTCTCCCGAACTCCCTGGCGGGCAGAGGGAACGAGAGGTGATCCACCCTCTGATGGGGCGTCAGGTCGCTTTCCGGATGGGGCGGAACCATTCAAGGCGGCGCACGGCGTATCCGTCGAGTGCAACCCTCGGTGCCATGGGATCAAAGGCGAGCAAAAATGGATAAAGCGGAGTAAAATGAATACGGCTCGGCTGAGTTGCTGATCACGCACAGGGTGTCAATGCCCATGTGCCGCAATTGAACGAAATCCCCGAGGCAATAGCGATGAACCCGTCCGTCGACCCACCCGGCGGCGCATCTCGCGGCCGCCCGCCCGTTCCCCCGCCGCCCCCGCCGCCTCCGTGGCAGATCCGGCCCGAGCCCGATTCAGCAGGTACGCCGGTTCCCCTCCCGCCCATGCCGCAGTCGACGCCCTCGGCGGGAGCACCCCCTCACGTCTCCTATGACGTCACCCGGTACCTGTGCGCGGCGATGCACACCGATATCGGGCTCGCCCGCAAGGCAGTGGCCCGGATCGTGCACGAGCCGCGGCGTGCCGCGGCTTCCTCGCCCGGCGTGGACCTTGGTTGCGTGCTGCGACACGCTCTGGCCGCCCGCACCCGCCAGCGGCGGCGGGACGTCGTACTCCTCCTCCTGCTGCTCGTCATGGTGATCACCCTGCCTTTCACCCAAGGTGTGTCCCTGTTCCTGGGGCTGCTCGTAGCCTGGGTGATCGTGGCCACCGAATTGGTGTCGGTGCACTACGGCGTCGTCGCCCGGAAGTTGAAACGGGAGAACTTCGACCCGAGGCAGTCCCCCCGGCCACCGACGGCCAGGGACGCCGCACGTCTTGAGGCGATCGAACTCCGTGACAGGGGCAATGTCGTGGTCTCCTCGCGCTTCGAGCCCTTC of the Streptomyces sp. T12 genome contains:
- a CDS encoding IucA/IucC family protein, whose protein sequence is MDRVHLNPPPAAAADDDVAARADAHAVAPLLNCLLREVAEPHGGSGERQVYRLPGTGRLLRVLGGRRPAEPEVDAAGAWQRIGHTELVKLVADELRRHTGLSNHELPAEMIDSRDAVAALLTARARATPPDDPYLRSEQSLLTGHPYHPAPKARGGGPVAAWLPYAPEAHARFPLTLLGLREDMVVEEGDTSALDALGEAPPGYRLLPAHPWQLDLVDLAPAFADGRLIRLGTTGCDAWPTAAIRTLYVPERDLFLKFSLDVRITNDIRRLWRHDLLKLRRTDAAATAAFATGRAAWLSDRGYRTADFAFEELAVLVRDGFHDRLLPGTTPLLAAALVEGFEGSPLDSTADPAAWWEAYLGAVVPPALAAFAEHGVVLEAHLQNTLIAVDTDGIPVQALFRDAEGVKLLSDVSRPAGWQRLVYCLVVNHLCEVAAALAERHPGYDPWPAARRELARHDLPEIAGLLSAPTLPGKTNLLLRWSGADGADARYLPLPNSLAGRGNER